A part of Arachis hypogaea cultivar Tifrunner chromosome 12, arahy.Tifrunner.gnm2.J5K5, whole genome shotgun sequence genomic DNA contains:
- the LOC112730014 gene encoding protein FAR1-RELATED SEQUENCE 5-like produces the protein MAGTRCADDIKFNGSTSTEVMGHEFSHEGVNSEHISYDQYEQEEEKHEEVDVDYMDEDNTNVEPMFDYHGFDEGYNIDSLEDIGMIEFWNIRDEDRKPTPEPRCGCSEMMEIRLDAPSSRWFISYFSDEHNHLLLDLRLTGLLRGHRFMSEVDIGHMINMKKGGISVGQIYQALANQEGGYEYLSFTQRDMYKKIAKERHQLPGDAYAALKYLEDQATNDPSLYFNHHMDADGTLRNLFWYDGLSRADYSLFSDVLAFDATYKRNKYMCPFGDTYRWLLQQLKVAMNGKAPVSVITDGDLSMKFAIEKEFPNAHHRLCAWHLIRNATSNIGKPQFTSMFKKCILGDYEIDVFRQKWFEMVEGFGVENKNWVLDMYKKRHSWATAHIRGKFFASFRTTSRCDGLNSIIAKYVNSRYNLVEFIQHFNRCVDHIRWKEIDERDFCQ, from the exons ATGGCTGGTACTCGATGTGCGGACGATATCAAGTTCAATGGTTCCACTTCTACT GAAGTTATGGGTCATGAATTTTCTCATGAAGGGGTTAATAGCGAGCATATATCATATGATCAGTATGAGCAGGAGGAAGAAAAACATGAGGAAGTTGACGTGGATTATATGGATGAGGACAACACAAATGTGGAACCAATGTTCGATTATCACGGCTTCGATGAAGGGTATAACATTGACTCACTCGAAGACATTGGGATGATTGAATTTTGGAACATCAGGGATGAAGAT AGAAAACCTACTCCCGAGCCAAGGTGTGGCTGCAGTGAAATGATGGAGATTCGTCTAGATGCACCTAGTAGTCGttggtttatttcttatttttctgaTGAACACAATCATCTGCTTCTGGATCTTCGGTTGACTGGATTGCTTCGTGGGCATAGATTCATGTCCGAGGTTGATATTGGCCACATGATTAACATGAAAAAGGGTGGGATTAGTGTTGGGCAGATATATCAGGCATTAGCAAATCAGGAAGGTGGCTACGAGTATCTCTCTTTCACGCAAAGGGACATGTACAAAAAAATAGCAAAGGAGAGGCACCAATTACCCGGTGATGCATATGCAGCTTTGAAGTATCTAGAAGATCAAGCAACAAATGACCCTTCTCTCTATTTTAATCATCACATGGATGCTGATGGTACTTTGCGTAATTTATTCTGGTACGATGGTCTCAGTAGGGCAGATTACTCATTATTCAGCGATGTGCTGGCTTTTGATGCTACCTATAAGAGGAATAAATATATGTGTCCATTTGGTG ACACATACAGGTGGTTGCTACAACAACTGAAGGTGGCAATGAATGGGAAAGCACCTGTTTCGGTTATCACGGATGGTGATCTATCAATGAAGTTTGCCATTGAGAAAGAGTTTCCTAATGCACATCATAGATTATGTGCATGGCATCTGATTCGCAATGCAACAAGTAACATTGGCAAGCCCCAGTTTACCTCCATGTTTAAAAAGTGTATACTAGGCGActatgaaattgatgtatttcgTCAAAAGTGGTTTGAAATGGTTGAGGGATTTGGTGTCGAAAACAAGAATTGGGTCCTAGATATGtataaaaagagacattcatggGCAACTGCACATATAAGAGGGAAGTTTTTTGCTAGTTTTCGGACTACTTCTCGGTGCGATGGATTAAACTCAATCATTGCAAAGTATGTCAATTCAAGGTACAATCTGGTTgagttcattcaacactttaATCGATGTGTCGACCATATAAGGTGGAAAGAGATTGATGAgcgagatttttgccagtaa